A stretch of the Synechococcus sp. WH 8016 genome encodes the following:
- a CDS encoding HEAT repeat domain-containing protein produces MTDRLPLDREPRVANLAIDPDVLARELEAEEVGDPLDEIDLDDPEQDALEAIRQCDEALNWLQQGHDQRLQGLRVFCEHRDPRSVPLLLPLLEEVCPVVRMSAVYALGRNPSPPAVGPLLKLLQDDSNAYVRKATAWSLGNYPDAPVLNPLIRALQTDVAAVRLWASVSLAEAGVTSAAKADPAAGQLLISLRIDSEPVVRSNCIWALGRLLEHLVEPRRLEVIEVFVRALLQDCERSVRDEARTALEQMESPDVLDRLQTLMDEGLFS; encoded by the coding sequence ATGACCGATCGCCTGCCCCTGGATCGTGAACCACGTGTGGCCAATCTGGCTATCGATCCGGATGTGCTCGCCCGTGAGCTTGAAGCAGAAGAGGTGGGTGATCCCCTCGATGAAATCGATCTCGACGATCCAGAGCAGGACGCCCTAGAGGCCATTCGCCAGTGTGACGAGGCCCTGAATTGGTTGCAGCAAGGGCATGACCAGCGGCTCCAAGGGTTGCGCGTGTTTTGTGAACATCGAGATCCCCGCTCGGTTCCACTGCTCCTGCCTCTCCTGGAAGAGGTGTGCCCCGTTGTGCGGATGAGCGCCGTCTACGCCCTCGGCCGGAATCCCTCCCCCCCTGCTGTAGGGCCCCTCTTGAAATTGCTGCAAGATGACAGCAATGCCTATGTGCGCAAAGCCACGGCCTGGAGCCTTGGCAATTACCCCGATGCACCGGTATTGAATCCCTTGATTCGCGCCTTGCAAACCGATGTGGCAGCGGTGCGCTTGTGGGCTTCGGTGTCCCTTGCTGAAGCCGGTGTGACCTCGGCGGCAAAGGCCGATCCGGCCGCTGGCCAATTGCTAATTAGCTTGCGAATCGACAGTGAACCCGTGGTGCGAAGCAATTGCATCTGGGCTCTCGGCCGCCTGCTGGAGCATCTTGTTGAACCCCGTCGCCTCGAGGTGATCGAGGTGTTTGTGCGTGCCCTTTTGCAAGATTGTGAAAGGTCTGTTCGCGATGAAGCCCGCACGGCTCTTGAGCAGATGGAATCCCCCGATGTTTTGGATCGACTGCAGACCTTGATGGACGAGGGATTGTTTAGCTGA
- a CDS encoding DUF2997 domain-containing protein — protein sequence MPERTLRFRIRPDGRVEEQVEGVEGDACLQLTERLESVLGTVERRQPTSDAYVTTQTQSQSQFVEPS from the coding sequence ATGCCTGAGCGCACGCTTCGTTTCCGAATTCGTCCTGATGGCCGCGTCGAGGAGCAGGTGGAAGGCGTTGAAGGCGACGCTTGTCTGCAACTGACGGAACGGTTGGAATCAGTTTTAGGCACGGTGGAACGCCGGCAGCCAACGTCTGATGCCTACGTCACAACCCAAACCCAGTCCCAGTCCCAGTTCGTCGAGCCCTCCTGA
- a CDS encoding DUF3143 domain-containing protein, which yields MNQHSLQALEHWLQQLGAQRLDNDPCGWSWQQEGWTAEIRLQQTDLAVIWSPNEAPRPCVFPYGLSRADVEAALRLGP from the coding sequence TTGAATCAGCACTCGCTCCAAGCTCTTGAGCATTGGCTCCAGCAGCTTGGAGCGCAGCGGCTAGACAACGATCCGTGTGGCTGGTCATGGCAGCAGGAGGGATGGACGGCTGAGATCCGTCTGCAACAAACGGATCTCGCGGTGATCTGGAGTCCGAATGAGGCGCCTCGCCCCTGCGTGTTCCCCTATGGACTGTCCCGCGCTGATGTCGAGGCGGCCCTGCGTCTAGGGCCCTGA
- the bioD gene encoding dethiobiotin synthase translates to MNTLPLRLVICGTDTDVGKTIVSALFVQGLEATYWKPVQSGTEGGGDRQRVIDLLELPKERWHPEAYAFQAPVSPHWAAEREGKCIDPDQLQLPAIAGPLVVETAGGLMVPLTRQWLQIQQLERWQLPVVLVARSELGTLNHTLLSLEALRKRNIPILGLVINGPAHADNPRTLNELGHIPLLCELPPLEQLNAAALARQWHVQNVKAKVEAEINRLQASR, encoded by the coding sequence ATGAACACGCTTCCGCTTCGATTGGTGATTTGCGGAACAGACACCGATGTCGGGAAAACGATTGTCAGCGCCCTCTTTGTTCAAGGCTTGGAAGCCACCTATTGGAAGCCGGTCCAAAGCGGAACCGAAGGCGGTGGTGATCGTCAACGGGTGATCGATCTTCTCGAGCTTCCAAAGGAGCGATGGCATCCAGAAGCCTATGCATTTCAAGCTCCCGTCTCTCCGCACTGGGCTGCGGAACGAGAGGGAAAATGCATCGATCCAGACCAGCTCCAACTGCCAGCCATCGCTGGGCCGTTGGTCGTGGAGACCGCTGGAGGCCTGATGGTGCCACTCACACGCCAGTGGTTACAAATCCAACAATTGGAACGGTGGCAGCTTCCGGTGGTGTTGGTAGCCCGCAGTGAACTGGGCACTTTGAACCACACGCTTCTCAGCCTGGAAGCCCTAAGGAAACGGAACATTCCGATCCTTGGGCTGGTGATCAATGGACCTGCCCATGCCGACAACCCCCGCACCCTGAACGAACTCGGCCATATTCCTTTGCTGTGCGAATTACCACCGCTCGAACAACTCAATGCCGCGGCCCTAGCGAGGCAATGGCATGTTCAGAACGTGAAAGCTAAGGTCGAAGCCGAGATCAATCGTTTACAGGCTTCGAGATGA
- the rsmG gene encoding 16S rRNA (guanine(527)-N(7))-methyltransferase RsmG: MPEANTFSEAGPDLWHCLGWQPNDTQLSQLKELQALLRHWNSRVNLTRLVENEEFWIAQVFDSLWPLEKELRTPDLTRRCIDVGTGGGFPGLAVAIALPGTTLTLVDSVGRKTAAVEAMANALGLGKRVDVRTERVEVTGQERACRGTFDLAMARAVATPPVVAEYLVPLLSLQGQALLYRGHWSDDDETNLKRALVPLKAKLADCKQINLPADRGLRTLIRIEPLAPCPKSYPRPVGLPSRLPLGTQADDKRS; the protein is encoded by the coding sequence ATGCCAGAAGCAAACACCTTTTCTGAGGCCGGGCCTGACCTATGGCACTGCCTGGGTTGGCAACCCAATGACACCCAGCTCTCGCAACTCAAAGAGCTGCAAGCCCTGCTGCGCCATTGGAACAGCAGGGTGAACCTCACCCGTTTGGTGGAGAACGAAGAGTTCTGGATCGCCCAGGTCTTTGACAGCCTTTGGCCTCTTGAAAAGGAGCTACGCACCCCCGATCTGACCCGTCGCTGCATCGATGTAGGAACGGGAGGTGGGTTCCCTGGACTGGCTGTCGCCATCGCCCTACCCGGAACCACGCTCACCCTTGTCGATTCCGTCGGCCGCAAAACTGCAGCGGTGGAAGCCATGGCCAACGCCCTTGGCTTAGGAAAGCGCGTGGACGTGCGCACCGAGCGCGTAGAGGTGACCGGTCAGGAGCGGGCTTGTCGTGGGACGTTCGATTTAGCGATGGCCAGAGCCGTCGCCACACCCCCGGTGGTAGCGGAGTATCTCGTGCCCCTTTTGAGCCTTCAAGGCCAGGCGCTCCTCTATCGCGGCCATTGGAGCGACGACGACGAAACAAACCTCAAACGAGCCTTGGTTCCACTCAAAGCCAAACTTGCCGACTGCAAGCAAATCAACCTGCCAGCCGATCGGGGGCTGCGCACATTGATTCGAATTGAACCCTTGGCACCTTGCCCCAAGAGCTATCCCCGACCCGTTGGACTCCCCAGCCGTCTTCCCCTCGGGACTCAGGCTGACGACAAGCGTTCCTGA
- the bioA gene encoding adenosylmethionine--8-amino-7-oxononanoate transaminase, whose amino-acid sequence MPQNHHPHLWPPFTQVSTTPPLERVLRGDGALLYRDEGPPLIDAISSWWVTLHGHAHPHVAAAIASQAETLEQVIFAEFTHPQAERLADRLAAKTGLERVFFSDNGSTAVEVALKIAIQWWHNKGEPRQQVIAFDGAYHGDTFGAMAVGARSLFSEPFDPLLFPVARIPWPATWWDDDQVEQHEQTALNQLEQALKTPTAAVILEPLVQGAGGMSMVRPTFLQEVEKRVRNAGTLLIADEVLTGFGRCGDFLATQRAGVKPDLVALSKGLTAGFLPMGITMASSAVFDAFVGKDPSLTLWHGHSFTANPLGCAAANASLDLLEAEPEKYLGFEARHRSRLEGLARHPGIKRVRVTGTIAAFDLVVTDAEGYLNPAGIVLRRLARDRGVLIRPLGQVVYLLPPLCISDEQLDHCYSVLQEALDLLQTQAKN is encoded by the coding sequence GTGCCTCAGAACCACCATCCCCACCTTTGGCCTCCGTTCACCCAGGTCTCGACAACGCCTCCCTTAGAGAGAGTGCTTCGAGGAGATGGTGCCCTTCTTTATCGCGATGAAGGGCCTCCGTTAATCGATGCAATCAGCAGCTGGTGGGTCACCTTGCATGGGCATGCCCACCCCCATGTCGCAGCTGCCATCGCTAGTCAGGCCGAAACCCTTGAGCAGGTTATTTTCGCTGAATTCACGCACCCTCAAGCGGAACGGCTCGCCGACCGGTTAGCAGCCAAAACCGGATTGGAGCGGGTGTTTTTCTCCGACAACGGTTCCACCGCCGTTGAGGTGGCACTCAAAATCGCGATTCAGTGGTGGCACAACAAAGGAGAGCCCAGGCAGCAGGTCATCGCATTCGACGGCGCGTATCACGGAGATACGTTTGGAGCGATGGCCGTCGGAGCGCGCAGCCTGTTTAGTGAACCCTTTGACCCCTTGTTATTTCCGGTCGCCCGCATCCCATGGCCGGCAACTTGGTGGGACGACGATCAGGTTGAACAGCATGAACAAACGGCCCTGAACCAGCTCGAACAAGCCCTCAAGACACCCACCGCGGCGGTGATCCTCGAGCCGCTTGTCCAGGGTGCGGGAGGAATGAGCATGGTGCGTCCAACCTTTCTGCAAGAGGTAGAAAAGCGTGTTCGCAACGCTGGAACCTTGTTGATCGCCGACGAAGTCCTGACAGGATTTGGACGTTGCGGTGATTTTTTGGCGACCCAACGGGCAGGGGTCAAACCCGATCTCGTCGCGCTATCCAAAGGCCTAACCGCTGGATTTCTTCCCATGGGAATCACCATGGCCAGCAGCGCTGTTTTCGACGCCTTCGTTGGCAAGGACCCGAGCTTGACGCTTTGGCATGGCCACAGTTTCACCGCCAACCCCCTGGGGTGTGCGGCAGCGAACGCCAGTCTGGATCTCCTCGAAGCAGAACCAGAGAAATACCTGGGGTTTGAGGCGAGACATCGATCGCGCCTAGAGGGATTGGCACGCCACCCAGGCATCAAGCGTGTTCGCGTGACAGGGACCATCGCAGCCTTTGATCTCGTCGTCACAGACGCAGAGGGTTACCTCAACCCTGCTGGAATAGTGCTGCGCCGGCTGGCGAGAGACCGGGGCGTCCTGATTCGGCCTCTTGGTCAGGTGGTGTATCTGCTTCCACCGCTTTGCATTAGCGATGAGCAGCTCGATCACTGCTACTCCGTGCTCCAGGAAGCGCTCGACCTTCTGCAAACACAAGCAAAGAACTGA
- a CDS encoding DUF1257 domain-containing protein translates to MSHFSTVKTELRQRESLVSALEDLGYEPKQGGHSVRGYRGQTVEAELSVTVQDSADFGFVWNEANGAYEFVTDLDLWRQSMPVERFLSRLTQRYALNTVLKASLTEGFAVAEQRDCQDGSIELVVTRWDA, encoded by the coding sequence ATGTCCCATTTCAGTACTGTCAAAACCGAACTTCGCCAGCGGGAGTCTTTGGTCTCCGCTCTTGAAGATCTTGGTTATGAGCCCAAACAGGGAGGCCATTCCGTTCGCGGATATCGCGGCCAAACCGTGGAGGCTGAGCTATCGGTGACCGTTCAGGACTCTGCTGATTTTGGGTTCGTTTGGAACGAAGCCAATGGTGCCTATGAGTTCGTGACCGATCTGGATTTGTGGCGCCAGTCCATGCCAGTTGAGAGATTTTTGTCTCGTCTCACCCAGCGCTATGCCCTCAACACGGTGTTGAAGGCTTCCCTCACCGAGGGCTTCGCTGTTGCCGAACAGCGCGATTGCCAGGATGGATCAATCGAACTGGTCGTGACCCGTTGGGATGCCTGA
- a CDS encoding methyltransferase domain-containing protein, with amino-acid sequence MSNTWGAKVLRSFDGAASDYNRAARLQTAMAWRLAGHCQRLPIPSGRWLDLGSGTGLLADAIEQRNPGRVVERIDGSPSMLARNSRPDHTQLWDLNQSLQAWDDAPTLIASSFCLHWLSDPGTRLQHWFECLAPGGWLIVALPVEGCFPQWHAAARQAAVPCSALRFPASEALMASLPKQQIRHQQQLRFSEQASQITALLRPMQTIGAGSSTRSALSVKQWRQLSAHWPERSAQGQVRLTWLIQLLVLER; translated from the coding sequence ATGAGCAACACCTGGGGAGCGAAGGTTCTACGAAGCTTCGATGGCGCCGCAAGCGATTACAACCGGGCCGCCCGTCTGCAAACGGCCATGGCCTGGCGACTCGCCGGGCACTGCCAGCGCTTACCCATTCCATCAGGACGCTGGTTGGATCTCGGGAGTGGAACGGGATTGCTTGCCGATGCCATCGAACAACGCAACCCCGGCAGGGTGGTGGAGCGCATCGATGGCAGCCCGTCCATGCTGGCCCGCAACTCCCGTCCAGACCACACGCAGCTGTGGGATTTAAATCAGTCCCTCCAAGCCTGGGACGACGCTCCAACGCTGATCGCCTCCAGTTTCTGCCTCCACTGGTTGTCCGATCCCGGCACAAGACTGCAGCACTGGTTCGAGTGTTTAGCCCCAGGTGGCTGGTTAATCGTGGCGCTGCCGGTTGAAGGCTGCTTCCCGCAATGGCACGCGGCCGCACGCCAAGCGGCCGTCCCCTGCTCAGCACTGCGCTTCCCAGCCAGCGAAGCGTTGATGGCGTCGTTACCCAAACAGCAGATCAGACACCAACAGCAGCTCCGCTTCAGCGAACAAGCGAGCCAGATCACAGCTCTGCTGCGGCCCATGCAAACCATTGGAGCGGGCAGCAGCACGCGCTCCGCTCTCAGCGTGAAGCAATGGCGTCAGCTGAGCGCCCACTGGCCTGAGCGTTCTGCTCAAGGGCAAGTCAGATTGACCTGGTTGATCCAACTCCTGGTGCTCGAGCGATGA
- a CDS encoding alpha/beta fold hydrolase translates to MKQVIAMHGWSGDSHSWVSWIRHFNHHHWSWQSGERGYGKRQEHMPFWQDDQEPTERQRRVVIAHSLGPHLLPDAVLAHATDVVLLASFSRFVPQGAKGRALKTGLKGMRRCLDSDAEAEMLTNFLRRAAAPSPADGLPRGPIHEGLSPEGRQRLTDDLDLLIASAELPPGLQASSRVLVVEAEQDAIVVPAARQELRDAVQTRLQHPAEHWFMPGSGHALLVPDLLMRIQHWLDQPPEER, encoded by the coding sequence ATGAAACAGGTCATCGCCATGCATGGCTGGAGCGGAGACAGCCATTCATGGGTGTCCTGGATCCGGCATTTCAACCATCACCACTGGTCTTGGCAAAGCGGTGAACGGGGTTATGGCAAACGCCAGGAGCACATGCCCTTTTGGCAAGACGATCAAGAGCCAACAGAACGGCAACGCCGCGTGGTGATTGCTCACTCCCTAGGACCGCATCTGCTCCCGGATGCCGTGCTCGCCCACGCCACCGATGTGGTGTTGCTTGCAAGCTTTTCCAGATTTGTGCCGCAAGGAGCCAAAGGTCGCGCTCTCAAAACAGGCTTGAAGGGCATGCGCCGCTGCCTTGATAGCGACGCTGAAGCCGAGATGCTCACGAACTTTTTGAGGCGGGCGGCAGCGCCATCGCCAGCAGACGGCCTTCCACGCGGCCCCATCCATGAGGGGCTGTCGCCCGAGGGCCGTCAACGCCTAACCGACGACTTGGATCTGCTCATCGCCAGCGCAGAGTTACCGCCAGGGCTGCAGGCATCCAGCAGAGTGCTGGTGGTGGAAGCAGAACAAGACGCCATCGTGGTGCCTGCCGCCAGACAAGAACTGCGCGATGCCGTTCAAACCCGCCTGCAGCATCCAGCGGAGCACTGGTTCATGCCCGGCAGCGGGCATGCCCTGTTGGTGCCAGATCTTCTGATGCGCATCCAACACTGGCTTGATCAGCCCCCTGAAGAGCGATGA
- a CDS encoding aldo/keto reductase, which produces MSSLALPALPTRRFGRTELAMPVLSLGGMRFQQSWSDLEANGITQESQRTVEDTLRRAVELGFHHLETARHYGSSERQLGWALPLTPDPDRILQTKVPPREDPAVFEAELELSLERLNVQRIELLAIHGINRLDHLEQTLRPGGCMEVVRRWQREGRIDHVGFSTHGETSVIEAAINSDAFDYVNLHWYYIRQDNAPALNAAQRHDMGVFIISPTDKGGHLHTPSLLLKQLCAPLHPIVFNDLFCLRDPRVHTISVGASRPGDLDLHLEAVGQLDSAEALIAPIQDRLHAQALRALGEPWLMTWREGLPHWKDTPGGINLPVLLWLHNLMEAWDLEGYAQARYGILGHAGHWAPGANADAFDQEVSESELRSVLNQSPWAETIPGILRGLKERVGGVPQERLSSA; this is translated from the coding sequence ATGTCATCCCTGGCTCTCCCGGCTTTGCCAACACGACGCTTTGGTCGCACAGAGCTGGCCATGCCCGTTTTGTCCCTGGGCGGCATGCGTTTTCAGCAAAGCTGGTCGGATCTTGAGGCGAATGGGATTACTCAGGAGTCTCAACGCACGGTGGAGGACACCCTCCGCCGTGCGGTAGAGCTTGGGTTTCACCATCTGGAAACCGCGCGTCATTACGGCAGCTCCGAACGACAACTGGGCTGGGCCCTTCCCCTTACCCCCGATCCAGATCGCATCCTTCAAACCAAGGTGCCGCCTAGGGAGGACCCTGCGGTGTTTGAAGCCGAGCTTGAACTCAGCCTGGAGCGCTTAAACGTTCAGCGCATTGAGTTGCTGGCCATCCATGGCATCAACCGCTTGGATCATCTGGAGCAAACGCTGCGACCAGGGGGCTGTATGGAGGTGGTCCGCCGCTGGCAGCGAGAGGGCCGGATCGACCATGTGGGCTTTTCGACCCATGGTGAAACCAGTGTCATCGAAGCTGCGATCAACTCCGATGCCTTTGATTACGTGAACTTGCATTGGTATTACATCCGGCAAGACAACGCCCCCGCGTTGAACGCAGCTCAACGTCACGACATGGGCGTGTTCATCATTAGCCCCACCGATAAAGGTGGCCATCTGCATACCCCTTCACTGCTTTTGAAGCAGCTCTGCGCTCCCCTGCACCCGATCGTGTTTAACGATCTGTTCTGCCTGCGTGATCCCCGCGTTCACACCATCAGTGTTGGCGCATCCAGGCCGGGTGATCTTGATCTTCATCTTGAGGCTGTGGGGCAACTCGATAGCGCTGAAGCGCTGATCGCTCCGATTCAAGACCGTTTGCATGCGCAAGCTCTGCGGGCTCTTGGTGAACCTTGGCTGATGACCTGGCGTGAGGGGTTGCCCCATTGGAAAGACACGCCAGGGGGGATCAACCTCCCTGTGTTGCTCTGGCTCCACAATTTGATGGAAGCTTGGGATCTAGAGGGTTATGCCCAGGCGCGTTATGGAATTCTTGGTCATGCAGGACATTGGGCTCCTGGTGCGAACGCCGATGCTTTTGATCAGGAGGTCAGCGAGAGTGAGCTCCGCTCTGTTTTGAACCAAAGCCCCTGGGCTGAAACGATTCCAGGCATCCTGAGGGGATTAAAGGAAAGGGTGGGCGGCGTTCCTCAGGAACGCTTGTCGTCAGCCTGA
- a CDS encoding J domain-containing protein, protein MSASTHYERLGVGRGVDAETLRRAFRRLSKSVHPDTTTLPAAEAARQFQLLREAYDQLADPSLRRLYDAQLIQQDQLWQQQHAPLPSPAVSSATAIGERRPLSGGEWLSLLMLLGALLLCLSLGVGVAWSRGMELQVQPSWLVAEQTQDEPLIRDVLDGVDASSRNSFESALAPSS, encoded by the coding sequence ATGTCGGCCTCGACCCATTACGAACGGTTGGGAGTCGGCCGTGGAGTCGACGCCGAGACGCTACGTCGCGCCTTTCGACGGCTCAGTAAGTCGGTTCATCCCGACACCACGACCTTGCCGGCCGCAGAAGCAGCGCGCCAATTTCAGCTGTTGCGTGAGGCCTATGACCAGTTGGCGGATCCCTCGTTGAGGCGGCTCTATGACGCTCAATTAATCCAGCAGGATCAGCTCTGGCAACAGCAGCACGCTCCGCTCCCATCCCCAGCCGTGTCTTCTGCAACAGCGATTGGTGAGCGGCGACCCCTCTCAGGAGGGGAGTGGTTGTCGCTGTTGATGTTGCTCGGGGCCTTGCTTTTGTGCCTATCGCTGGGAGTTGGGGTCGCCTGGAGTCGGGGCATGGAGCTTCAGGTTCAGCCCAGTTGGCTGGTGGCCGAGCAGACTCAAGACGAGCCGTTGATTAGGGATGTCCTTGATGGTGTCGATGCCTCCAGCCGAAACTCCTTTGAATCAGCACTCGCTCCAAGCTCTTGA
- a CDS encoding aminotransferase class I/II-fold pyridoxal phosphate-dependent enzyme, translating into MSSPSQARRRQLRTWRPNPDGSGLLPVNATDQGGEASPCLVDLASNDYLNLAQHPELIAAATEEIKRSGVGAGGSRLVSGSRPVHDQLEQELAHWLNRDRVLLYPSGFQANLAAVLALADRHTPVLADRLCHHSLLTGVQASGAKLQRFAHNDLIDLNRKLERCRDRHPGQQPLVITESLFSMEGTSPNLSAMAELCSSHAARLLVDEAHALGVLGDGGRGLSHALPTKAVTLLSGTFGKAFGSGGAFLACDGDLGETLLQTSGAFRYTTALAPPLAAAALAALTLMQRHPHWSTELIATSQHWRSALAAAGWTRPGGIGPILPLVIGPDQAALDRQQTLEAEGLLSIAIRPPTVPEGTARLRLVVRRNLPDGTLDALLHALSLG; encoded by the coding sequence ATGAGCAGCCCGTCTCAAGCACGCCGACGCCAGCTACGCACCTGGAGGCCCAATCCAGATGGATCGGGGCTGCTGCCGGTCAACGCAACCGATCAAGGCGGTGAAGCGTCGCCGTGTCTGGTGGATTTAGCAAGCAATGATTACCTCAATCTGGCTCAGCACCCAGAGCTCATCGCGGCAGCGACAGAGGAAATCAAACGAAGCGGCGTGGGGGCCGGTGGGTCCAGGCTGGTGAGCGGCAGCCGCCCGGTGCATGACCAACTCGAGCAAGAGCTCGCGCACTGGTTGAATCGAGATCGCGTTCTGCTCTATCCGAGCGGCTTTCAAGCCAATCTGGCCGCCGTTCTTGCCCTTGCCGATCGCCATACGCCAGTTCTGGCGGACCGGCTCTGCCATCACTCCCTCCTCACAGGCGTGCAAGCCAGTGGTGCCAAGCTTCAGCGCTTTGCCCACAACGACCTCATCGATCTCAACCGCAAGCTGGAGCGCTGCCGGGATCGACACCCAGGGCAGCAGCCATTGGTGATCACGGAGAGCCTGTTCAGCATGGAGGGCACCAGTCCCAACCTGAGTGCCATGGCAGAGCTCTGCTCCAGCCATGCTGCCCGACTCCTGGTCGATGAAGCCCATGCCCTGGGCGTCCTGGGGGATGGGGGACGTGGTCTCAGCCATGCCTTACCGACCAAGGCCGTCACTCTGCTCAGTGGCACCTTCGGCAAAGCCTTTGGAAGCGGCGGAGCGTTTCTGGCCTGCGATGGGGATCTCGGCGAAACCCTGCTCCAAACCAGTGGTGCCTTTCGCTACACCACGGCGTTGGCACCACCCCTTGCCGCGGCCGCTCTCGCTGCATTAACGCTGATGCAACGCCATCCCCATTGGTCGACAGAGCTCATCGCAACGAGCCAACACTGGCGCTCAGCTCTCGCTGCCGCTGGTTGGACGCGTCCAGGTGGGATCGGTCCGATTCTCCCCCTGGTGATCGGTCCAGACCAAGCAGCTCTCGACCGCCAACAAACCCTCGAAGCCGAAGGGCTGTTGAGCATTGCCATCCGCCCCCCCACCGTGCCCGAAGGAACGGCACGGCTCCGTCTGGTGGTGCGTCGGAACCTGCCCGATGGGACATTGGACGCACTGCTGCACGCCCTTTCTTTGGGCTGA
- a CDS encoding ferredoxin: MPDSQRAGGQSVNDSTGNSAAAYSASSLEEDHQSTGMEPVLGGALAEKAVWVDEAVCIGCRYCAHVACNTFIIEPNLGRSRAVRQDGDSSARIQEAIETCPVDCIHWVAFDDLKGLQSQLDSQELLPLGLPSPARPRRILPRQSQD; this comes from the coding sequence ATGCCTGATTCGCAGCGGGCGGGGGGGCAATCCGTGAACGACTCGACCGGTAATTCTGCTGCTGCTTACAGCGCTTCCTCCCTTGAGGAGGATCATCAATCCACCGGCATGGAACCCGTACTGGGTGGTGCCCTCGCCGAAAAAGCTGTCTGGGTTGACGAGGCTGTCTGCATTGGTTGCAGGTACTGCGCTCATGTGGCCTGCAACACCTTCATCATTGAGCCAAATTTGGGGCGCTCCCGTGCGGTTCGCCAGGACGGTGACAGTTCTGCGCGAATTCAAGAGGCGATTGAAACCTGCCCTGTGGACTGCATTCACTGGGTTGCCTTTGACGACCTCAAGGGCCTCCAATCCCAGCTGGATTCTCAGGAGCTTCTCCCCCTAGGGCTTCCCTCACCGGCTCGTCCAAGACGGATTCTTCCTCGGCAGTCTCAAGACTGA